The following are encoded in a window of Sorex araneus isolate mSorAra2 chromosome 11, mSorAra2.pri, whole genome shotgun sequence genomic DNA:
- the RPP30 gene encoding ribonuclease P protein subunit p30 — protein MAVFADLDLRVSSDLKALRGLVENAAHLGYSVVAINHVVEFKEKKQEIEKPVAVSELFTTLPVVQGKSRPIKILTRLTIIVSDPSHCNVLRATSSRVRLYDIVAVFPKTEKLFHVACTHLDVDLVCITVTEKLPFYFKRPPVNVAIDRGVGFELVYSPAIKDSTMRRYTISNALNLMQVCKGKNIIISSAAEKPLEIRGPYDVANLGLLFGLSESDAKAAVSTNCRAAILHGETRKTAFGIISTVKKPRSSDGDEDSLPVCKKAKCEG, from the exons TTGGCTATTCGGTTGTTGCCATCAATCATGTTGTTGaatttaaggaaaagaaacag GAAATTGAGAAACCAGTAGCTGTTTCTGAACTCTTCACAACGTTGCCAGTTGTACAG GGAAAATCAAgaccaattaaaattttaaccagATTGACAATTATTGTTTCGGATCCATCTCACTGTAATGTTTTG AGAGCAACTTCTTCAAGAGTCCGGCTGTATGATATTGTTGCAGTCTTTCCAAAGACAGAGAAACTTTTTCAT GTTGCTTGTACACACTTAGATGTGGATTTAGTCTGCATAACTGTAACAGAGAAACTACCATTTTACTTCAAAAGACCCCCTGTTAATGTG GCAATTGACCGAGGTGTGGGCTTTGAACTTGTCTACAGCCCTGCCATCAAAGACTCCACAATGAGAAGGTACACAATTTCCAATGCCCTCAATTTGATGCAGGTCTGCAAAGGAAAG AATATAATTATATCTAGTGCTGCAGAAAAA ccTTTAGAAATAAGAGGCCCGTACGATGTGGCAAACTT AGGGTTGCTGTTCGGGCTTTCTGAAAGTGATGCCAAGGCTGCAGTGTCCACCAATTGCCGAGCTGCCATTCTGCACGGAG AAACTAGAAAAACTGCTTTTGGAATCATTTCCACAGTGAAGAAGCCTCGGTCATCAGATGGAGATGAGGATTCTCTTCCTGTCTGCAAAAAAGCCAAGTGTGAGGGCTGA